One Microbacterium sp. No. 7 genomic window carries:
- a CDS encoding NtaA/DmoA family FMN-dependent monooxygenase (This protein belongs to a clade of FMN-dependent monooxygenases, within a broader family of flavin-dependent oxidoreductases, the luciferase-like monooxygenase (LMM) family, some of whose members use coenzyme F420 rather than FMN.), with protein sequence MTTRKRKQIILAAYVGGVNEHTLWEHPQAGSQIAFDTFRHVAQTAERGRFDYFFLAEGLALRERAGRVFEHDIAGRPDTLPVLAALAAVTEHIGLVGTLNSTFNEPYELARQLASLDHLSGGRAGWNVVTSWDAFTGQNFRRGGFLPREQRYARAEEFVRTVRELWDSWAGDALAADKQSGRFLRDASAGVFAHHGDQFDIEGRFTVPRSPQGHPVIVQAGVSPQGRDFAAANSDLIFSPYSRLPEARDFYDDIKKRAVAHGRHPDDIKIVPGAGFVLGDSREDAEERAAHIREQQLSDRAVLVQFEQLWNRDLSAYDLDGPLPDVDPDPEAPPIIQGRAFIHQDRFETVRQWRALAEAKGLSIRGLAAEVSTREQFVGTPEQVADALDAFVQADGADGVVIGGHHTPHGLDEFVEKVVPLLQERGSLRSEYEGTTLRENLGLPVPARRPAHADLAATA encoded by the coding sequence ATGACCACGAGAAAGCGCAAGCAGATCATCCTCGCCGCGTACGTCGGCGGGGTCAACGAGCACACCCTGTGGGAGCACCCGCAGGCCGGCAGCCAGATCGCGTTCGACACGTTCCGCCACGTCGCGCAGACCGCGGAGCGCGGAAGGTTCGACTACTTCTTCCTCGCCGAGGGCCTCGCGCTGCGCGAGCGCGCGGGCCGCGTGTTCGAGCACGACATCGCGGGACGCCCCGACACGCTCCCCGTGCTCGCGGCGCTCGCCGCCGTGACCGAGCACATCGGCCTCGTCGGCACCCTCAACTCGACGTTCAACGAGCCCTACGAGCTCGCCCGCCAGCTCGCGAGCCTCGACCACCTCTCCGGCGGCCGCGCGGGCTGGAACGTCGTGACCAGCTGGGACGCGTTCACCGGTCAGAACTTCCGCCGCGGCGGTTTCCTCCCCCGCGAGCAGCGCTACGCGCGCGCCGAGGAGTTCGTGCGCACCGTGCGCGAGCTGTGGGACTCGTGGGCGGGCGACGCGCTCGCCGCCGACAAGCAGTCGGGACGCTTCCTGCGCGACGCGTCGGCGGGCGTGTTCGCGCACCACGGCGACCAGTTCGACATCGAGGGCCGGTTCACGGTGCCGCGTTCGCCGCAGGGCCACCCGGTGATCGTGCAGGCGGGCGTCTCGCCGCAGGGCCGCGACTTCGCCGCCGCGAACTCCGACCTCATCTTCTCGCCCTACTCGCGGCTGCCCGAGGCGCGCGACTTCTACGACGACATCAAGAAGCGCGCGGTGGCGCACGGCCGGCATCCCGACGACATCAAGATCGTCCCCGGCGCCGGCTTCGTGCTCGGCGACTCGCGAGAGGATGCCGAGGAGAGGGCCGCGCACATCCGTGAGCAGCAGCTCAGCGACCGCGCCGTGCTCGTGCAGTTCGAGCAGCTCTGGAACCGCGACCTGTCGGCCTACGACCTCGACGGCCCGCTGCCCGACGTCGACCCCGACCCCGAGGCGCCGCCGATCATCCAGGGCCGTGCGTTCATCCACCAGGACCGCTTCGAGACGGTGCGTCAGTGGCGCGCGCTCGCCGAGGCGAAGGGGCTGAGCATCCGCGGGCTCGCCGCCGAGGTCTCGACGCGCGAGCAGTTCGTCGGCACGCCCGAGCAGGTCGCCGACGCGCTCGACGCGTTCGTGCAGGCCGACGGCGCCGACGGGGTCGTGATCGGCGGCCACCACACCCCGCACGGCCTCGACGAGTTCGTCGAGAAGGTCGTGCCGCTGCTGCAGGAGCGCGGCTCGCTGCGCTCGGAGTACGAGGGCACCACGCTGCGCGAGAACCTGGGCCTCCCGGTGCCCGCGCGACGACCCGCCCACGCCGACCTGGCCGCCACGGCCTGA
- a CDS encoding LLM class flavin-dependent oxidoreductase — MTVPSIPRAGLVFAGNHPEGEPGVGLERALRLFELSEQLGYDVAGIRQRHLERGVSSALPFLAAASQRTRVIRLESDVVPLGYETPFRLAEDFGTVDALSGGRLNVGISTSSPHGDLLAALGRSDAAVDPYALIERFLEALEGRALADDPLSTPYGPQVPRIEPHVPGLRDRVWLGGGSTRSVSWAARHGLKLLLGNLTDAGAHDAFEPAQRDHIDQYYAEFAGDGEPVVGVERVIVPTDSATAEQRAHYAEYAASRHERTVAPAVFGSRRVAFQRDLIGSSEEIIERLRDDPSIDGRTELRVALPYGFADEEYRQILADIRHAVLPALGWRPARAVPAAAPLLNPAAPPLNPDAPPLNPDAALLNPDAGLLNPAG; from the coding sequence GTGACCGTGCCGTCGATCCCCCGCGCGGGGCTCGTCTTCGCGGGCAACCACCCCGAGGGCGAGCCGGGCGTCGGGCTGGAGCGGGCGCTGCGCCTGTTCGAGCTCTCGGAGCAGCTGGGGTACGACGTCGCCGGCATCCGGCAGCGCCACCTGGAGCGCGGCGTCTCATCGGCGCTGCCGTTCCTGGCGGCCGCGTCGCAGCGCACGCGCGTGATCCGGCTGGAGAGCGACGTCGTGCCGCTCGGCTACGAGACGCCGTTCCGGCTCGCCGAGGACTTCGGCACCGTCGACGCCCTGTCGGGCGGGCGGCTGAACGTGGGCATCAGCACGTCGTCGCCGCACGGCGATCTGCTCGCCGCGCTCGGCCGGTCGGATGCCGCCGTGGACCCCTACGCGCTCATCGAGCGCTTCCTGGAGGCGCTGGAGGGCCGTGCGCTCGCCGACGATCCGCTGTCGACGCCGTACGGTCCGCAGGTGCCGCGCATCGAGCCGCACGTGCCGGGGCTGCGCGACCGCGTGTGGCTCGGCGGCGGATCGACGCGGTCGGTGTCGTGGGCGGCGCGGCACGGGCTCAAGCTGCTGCTCGGCAACCTGACGGATGCGGGCGCGCACGACGCGTTCGAGCCCGCGCAGCGCGATCACATCGACCAGTACTACGCGGAGTTCGCCGGCGACGGCGAGCCCGTGGTCGGCGTGGAGCGGGTGATCGTGCCGACCGACTCGGCGACCGCCGAGCAGCGCGCGCACTATGCGGAGTATGCGGCGTCGCGCCACGAGCGCACGGTCGCGCCGGCCGTGTTCGGCTCGCGCCGGGTGGCCTTCCAGCGCGACCTGATCGGCTCGTCGGAGGAGATCATCGAGCGGTTGCGGGACGACCCGTCGATCGACGGCCGCACGGAGCTGCGGGTCGCGCTGCCCTACGGGTTCGCCGACGAGGAGTACCGCCAGATCCTCGCCGACATCCGACACGCCGTGCTCCCCGCCCTCGGCTGGCGACCCGCCCGCGCCGTGCCCGCCGCCGCACCACTGCTGAACCCCGCCGCGCCACCGCTGAACCCGGACGCGCCACCGCTGAACCCGGACGCGGCACTGCTGAACCCGGACGCGGGACTGCTGAACCCCGCCGGCTGA
- a CDS encoding LLM class flavin-dependent oxidoreductase, translating into MTTIEPLRLGVALEGAGWHPSAWREPSSRPHELFTAAYWADLIGIADRAGIDFATIEDELALQSSDALAPDDRTDEVRGRLDALLIAARVAPVTERIGLVPTVTTTHTEPFHVSKAVATLDHVSEGRAGWRAKVSARPDAARHFGRRETVDLAIPLDLADERTRRFVEELFAEAADVVEIVRRLWDSWEDDAEIRDVQTDRFLDADRLHTIDFESERFRVRGPSITPRPPQGQPVVTVLAHSAEPYRLAATSADVVFVTPRDAADAAGILAEVRAIEAEAERSERLRVFADLVVFLDAARPAAAGPDATETATPETATPETDAGEPASARLARLDALGGPLSSDARVFAGSAAQLADEIAALHAAGYDGVRLRPGVATDDLPRIADDLVPELRRRGLLASDDDGAPVSLRARLGLTAQAPNRYAPALAG; encoded by the coding sequence ATGACCACGATCGAACCGCTGCGCCTCGGGGTCGCGCTGGAGGGTGCCGGGTGGCATCCGTCGGCGTGGCGCGAGCCGTCGTCGCGTCCGCACGAGCTGTTCACCGCCGCCTATTGGGCCGACCTCATCGGCATCGCCGACCGCGCGGGCATCGACTTCGCAACGATCGAGGACGAGCTCGCCCTGCAGTCGAGCGACGCCCTCGCGCCCGACGACCGCACCGACGAGGTGCGCGGCCGCCTCGACGCCCTGCTCATCGCGGCGCGCGTCGCGCCGGTCACCGAGCGCATCGGCCTCGTGCCGACGGTCACCACGACGCACACCGAGCCGTTCCACGTGTCGAAGGCGGTCGCGACGCTGGACCACGTCAGCGAGGGCCGGGCGGGCTGGCGCGCGAAGGTCTCGGCGCGTCCCGACGCGGCGCGTCACTTCGGCCGCCGCGAGACCGTCGACCTCGCGATCCCCCTCGACCTCGCCGACGAGCGGACCCGGCGGTTCGTCGAGGAGCTGTTCGCCGAGGCCGCCGACGTCGTCGAGATCGTGCGGCGGCTCTGGGACAGCTGGGAGGACGACGCCGAGATCCGCGACGTGCAGACCGACCGCTTCCTCGACGCCGACAGGCTGCACACGATCGACTTCGAGAGCGAGCGGTTCCGTGTGCGCGGCCCGTCGATCACGCCTCGCCCGCCGCAGGGGCAGCCGGTCGTCACGGTGCTCGCGCACTCCGCCGAGCCCTACCGTCTCGCGGCGACCTCGGCCGACGTCGTGTTCGTGACCCCGCGCGATGCGGCCGACGCGGCCGGCATCCTCGCCGAGGTCCGCGCGATCGAGGCCGAGGCCGAGCGCTCCGAGCGCCTGCGCGTCTTCGCCGATCTCGTCGTGTTCCTGGATGCCGCACGGCCGGCAGCCGCGGGACCGGATGCCACGGAGACGGCCACCCCCGAGACGGCCACTCCCGAGACGGATGCCGGCGAGCCGGCATCCGCGCGCCTGGCCCGCCTCGACGCGCTCGGCGGCCCGCTCTCCTCCGACGCGCGCGTGTTCGCGGGCTCGGCCGCGCAGCTCGCCGACGAGATCGCCGCACTGCACGCCGCCGGCTACGACGGCGTGCGGCTGCGCCCGGGCGTCGCGACCGACGACCTGCCCCGCATCGCCGATGACCTCGTGCCCGAGCTGCGCCGCCGCGGCCTGCTCGCGAGCGACGACGACGGGGCGCCCGTGTCGCTGCGCGCCCGCCTGGGTCTCACCGCCCAGGCCCCCAACCGCTACGCCCCGGCGCTCGCCGGCTGA
- a CDS encoding ABC transporter permease, translating to MSTHLDERRPLGTPPTQDAGTTQDAGTTQDAGTRDAAASGTAVPDAAASGTAAPGAAPPGAAALTAAPRWRIRREWVAQAIQPTFVVSALLLLAVIAAGFWPALFTAVDPYATDLVGKLQPPSAEHVLGTDNLGRDQFSRLVHGTSNTLIASLLAVVLGLSVSAVLGVLAGYLGGWVDEVIGRFVDVFLALPGLLVSLMIVTALGYGTLNIAIAVGLGSVAAFTRILRAEVLRVRESDFVTAARLSGLRWWSILPRHVFPHSIVPVVALIALQFGEALLSISALSFLGFGVQPPEPEWGLLVSEGRTYLSTAWWLAILPGVFIVLVVLAANRVSTFISRAW from the coding sequence ATGAGCACGCACCTCGACGAGCGCCGGCCGCTCGGGACCCCTCCGACACAGGATGCCGGGACGACACAGGATGCCGGGACGACACAGGATGCCGGGACGCGGGATGCCGCCGCCTCCGGGACCGCGGTGCCGGACGCCGCCGCCTCCGGCACCGCGGCGCCGGGTGCCGCGCCCCCGGGCGCCGCGGCGCTCACCGCCGCACCCCGCTGGCGCATCCGGCGCGAGTGGGTCGCGCAGGCGATCCAGCCCACCTTCGTCGTCTCGGCGCTGCTGCTGCTCGCCGTCATCGCCGCGGGGTTCTGGCCGGCGCTGTTCACCGCGGTCGACCCGTACGCGACCGACCTCGTCGGCAAGCTGCAGCCGCCGTCGGCGGAGCACGTGCTCGGCACCGACAACCTCGGCCGCGACCAGTTCTCGCGTCTCGTGCACGGCACGAGCAACACGCTCATCGCATCGCTGCTCGCCGTCGTCCTCGGCCTCTCGGTGAGCGCCGTGCTGGGCGTGCTCGCCGGCTACCTCGGCGGCTGGGTCGACGAGGTCATCGGCCGCTTCGTCGACGTCTTCCTCGCCCTGCCCGGCCTGCTCGTGTCGCTCATGATCGTCACGGCGCTCGGCTACGGCACCCTCAACATCGCGATCGCGGTGGGGCTCGGCTCGGTCGCCGCGTTCACCCGCATCCTGCGCGCCGAGGTGCTGCGGGTGCGCGAGTCCGACTTCGTGACGGCGGCCCGCCTCTCGGGCCTGCGCTGGTGGAGCATCCTGCCGCGGCACGTCTTCCCGCACTCGATCGTGCCGGTCGTCGCGCTCATCGCGCTGCAGTTCGGCGAGGCGCTGCTGTCGATCTCGGCGCTCAGCTTCCTCGGCTTCGGCGTGCAGCCGCCCGAGCCCGAGTGGGGCCTGCTCGTCTCGGAGGGGCGCACCTACCTCTCGACGGCGTGGTGGCTCGCGATCCTGCCCGGCGTCTTCATCGTGCTCGTCGTGCTCGCCGCCAACCGCGTGAGCACCTTCATCTCGCGGGCGTGGTGA
- a CDS encoding MFS transporter, with translation MPALGNDVSLGNDVALGNDVSLGNDVSLGSDVARGRDAPGGSDAPGEDDAAASDRRAALWACLAAGFATLFDATTVAYTAPSLASTLAAPTSAVQWFLASFSLTFGLGLVPGGRLGDAYGRRRLFLAGLAVFLAGGMLSALGPEVTAVVAGRFVQGLGAGLISAQVLGVIQDLYRGADRIRAFAAYSAVGAAAGLVGPLVAGILLTSVPEAVAWRCVLAAPLPFVVVAGVLAWRGVPRTDVRAARVTLDLPAIVLLGTLVVLLMLPVIEPGLDARVQTAVLAVCGVSAVALVLWERAYTRRGGLALFTPLLLRSRGFLAGNVVALLWFGALLAQSAVLTLYLLQATDAPAILVAAIFLPGALGRMAASAVSQRMFARFGAFAVIGGLALETLLSGTLALAAPALDLAALLVVVAVANAGLGAAGGLVEPTLRALTLAHATHGLHGVAASFLQLTQRLSATYAVALATGILLGATGVATPASLQRALFVCAAAVAVSAIVACDVSLRRAAAALAPAG, from the coding sequence GTGCCGGCCCTCGGGAACGACGTCTCCCTCGGGAACGACGTGGCCCTCGGGAACGACGTCTCCCTCGGGAACGACGTCTCCCTCGGGAGCGACGTGGCCCGTGGGAGGGACGCCCCGGGCGGGAGCGACGCCCCGGGGGAGGACGACGCCGCGGCGTCCGACCGCCGTGCGGCGCTGTGGGCGTGCCTCGCCGCCGGGTTCGCGACGCTGTTCGACGCGACGACGGTCGCCTACACGGCGCCGTCGCTCGCGTCGACGCTCGCCGCGCCGACGTCGGCGGTGCAGTGGTTCCTCGCGTCGTTCTCGCTCACCTTCGGCCTCGGACTCGTGCCCGGGGGCCGGCTGGGCGACGCCTACGGCCGGCGCCGGCTGTTCCTCGCCGGGCTCGCGGTGTTCCTCGCCGGCGGGATGCTCTCGGCGCTCGGCCCCGAGGTCACCGCCGTCGTCGCGGGGCGCTTCGTGCAGGGCCTCGGCGCGGGGCTCATCAGCGCGCAGGTGCTGGGCGTCATCCAGGACCTGTACCGCGGCGCCGACCGCATCCGCGCGTTCGCGGCGTACTCGGCGGTGGGCGCGGCGGCGGGGCTCGTGGGGCCGCTCGTCGCCGGCATCCTGCTCACGAGCGTTCCCGAGGCGGTCGCGTGGCGGTGCGTGCTCGCCGCACCGCTGCCGTTCGTCGTCGTCGCGGGCGTGCTCGCGTGGCGCGGCGTGCCCCGCACCGACGTGCGCGCCGCGCGGGTGACGCTCGACCTCCCCGCGATCGTGCTGCTCGGCACGCTCGTCGTGCTGCTCATGCTGCCCGTCATCGAGCCGGGGCTCGACGCGCGCGTGCAGACGGCGGTGCTCGCGGTGTGCGGTGTCTCAGCCGTCGCCCTCGTGCTGTGGGAGCGCGCGTACACGCGCCGCGGCGGGCTGGCGCTGTTCACGCCCCTGCTGCTGCGCTCGCGGGGCTTCCTCGCGGGCAACGTCGTCGCCCTGCTGTGGTTCGGCGCGCTGCTCGCGCAGAGCGCCGTGCTCACCCTGTATCTGCTGCAGGCGACGGATGCCCCCGCGATCCTCGTCGCGGCGATCTTCCTGCCCGGGGCGCTGGGCCGCATGGCGGCGTCGGCCGTGAGCCAGCGGATGTTCGCGCGGTTCGGCGCGTTCGCGGTGATCGGCGGCCTCGCGCTGGAGACCCTGCTGAGCGGCACCCTCGCGCTCGCCGCCCCGGCGCTCGACCTCGCGGCGCTGCTGGTCGTCGTGGCCGTCGCGAACGCGGGCCTCGGCGCGGCGGGCGGGCTCGTCGAGCCGACCCTGCGCGCCCTCACCCTCGCCCATGCGACGCACGGGCTGCATGGCGTCGCGGCATCCTTCCTGCAGCTCACGCAGCGTCTCTCGGCGACCTATGCCGTCGCGCTCGCGACCGGCATCCTGCTCGGCGCGACGGGCGTCGCGACCCCCGCGTCGCTGCAGCGCGCGCTGTTCGTGTGCGCGGCCGCCGTCGCCGTCTCGGCGATCGTCGCGTGCGACGTGTCGCTCCGCCGCGCCGCCGCTGCGCTCGCCCCCGCGGGCTGA
- a CDS encoding ABC transporter permease produces the protein MRYVARRVVYAIFVVWAAFTVTWLLLFLLPGSNVETLLGTSGLGTNDTLRAALEERYGLDRSPVEQYVTLLFRAVTGDFGVSTQLGVPVTQIIGGALPHTLALGALALAISIVLGIGVAIFANTVRGAWLRNLLFSLPSLFLSVPVFLTGLILIQIFAFQLHLLPAVGNDGFRALILPALTSGIPASAAIAQVTTKTLYEYRHGPQAAYLRARGVGTSRILFAHGLRNAIIPAATIVGMSIGGILAGAVITETVFSRQGLGRVLQAGVVNQDIPVVQGVVAISALLFALANLAVDLVYPRIDPRIRLVTA, from the coding sequence ATGCGCTACGTCGCACGTCGCGTCGTCTACGCGATCTTCGTGGTGTGGGCCGCGTTCACCGTGACGTGGCTGCTGCTGTTCCTGCTGCCCGGCAGCAACGTCGAGACGCTGCTCGGCACGTCGGGCCTCGGCACCAACGACACGCTGCGCGCCGCGCTCGAGGAGCGCTACGGGCTCGACCGCTCACCGGTCGAGCAGTACGTCACGCTGCTCTTCCGCGCCGTCACGGGCGACTTCGGCGTCTCGACGCAGCTCGGCGTGCCCGTCACGCAGATCATCGGCGGCGCGCTGCCGCACACGCTCGCGCTCGGCGCGCTCGCCCTCGCGATCAGCATCGTGCTCGGCATCGGCGTCGCGATCTTCGCGAACACCGTGCGCGGCGCGTGGCTGCGCAACCTGCTGTTCTCGCTGCCGTCGCTGTTCCTGTCGGTGCCGGTGTTCCTGACCGGACTCATCCTCATCCAGATCTTCGCGTTCCAGCTGCACCTGCTGCCCGCGGTCGGCAACGACGGGTTCCGTGCGCTGATCCTGCCGGCGCTCACGTCCGGCATCCCCGCGAGCGCCGCGATCGCGCAGGTGACGACCAAGACGCTCTACGAGTACCGGCACGGACCCCAGGCCGCCTACCTGCGGGCGCGCGGGGTCGGCACGTCGCGCATCCTCTTCGCGCACGGCCTGCGCAACGCGATCATCCCCGCCGCGACCATCGTCGGCATGTCGATCGGCGGCATCCTCGCGGGCGCCGTCATCACCGAGACGGTGTTCTCGCGCCAGGGCCTCGGACGCGTGCTGCAGGCCGGCGTCGTGAACCAGGACATCCCCGTCGTGCAGGGCGTCGTCGCGATCTCGGCGCTGCTGTTCGCGCTCGCGAACCTCGCCGTCGACCTCGTGTACCCCCGCATCGACCCCCGCATCAGATTGGTCACCGCATGA
- a CDS encoding DUF1684 domain-containing protein, with product MSIATESRTEDGAESSADAQAAFADEWRQWHGAHEERRTDPHGFFAVTGLHWLTPEPTRFDGIPGTWSTGAEGPIVDLAEGETLMVDGEAATGRRAFGVLAERGGLTVSFEEGVIEIAKRSGHDILRPRRPDHPFLSAYRGTDAFEPQPRWRVPARFVAFDAPRPTEVGAAVDGLTHVYDAPGVLEFAVDGEEYRLTAFPGHTEGFTVLFTDATSGVTTYAANRTVSVAEPDAEGRTVIDFNRAVNLPCAYTDFATCPLPPVENRLPIPVEAGEKTPTQRVRADAPLVAPAGASAA from the coding sequence ATGAGCATCGCGACCGAGAGCCGCACCGAGGACGGCGCCGAGAGCAGCGCCGACGCGCAGGCGGCCTTCGCCGACGAGTGGCGGCAGTGGCACGGCGCGCACGAGGAGCGTCGCACCGACCCGCACGGGTTCTTCGCCGTCACGGGCCTGCACTGGCTGACTCCCGAGCCCACGCGGTTCGACGGCATCCCCGGCACGTGGTCGACGGGTGCGGAAGGACCGATCGTCGACCTCGCCGAGGGCGAGACGCTGATGGTCGACGGCGAGGCCGCCACGGGCAGGCGCGCGTTCGGAGTGCTGGCCGAGCGCGGCGGCCTGACGGTCTCGTTCGAGGAGGGGGTGATCGAGATCGCCAAGCGCAGCGGCCACGACATCCTGCGCCCGCGGCGCCCCGACCACCCCTTCCTCTCCGCCTATCGGGGAACGGACGCCTTCGAGCCGCAGCCGCGGTGGCGCGTGCCCGCGCGGTTCGTCGCGTTCGATGCACCGCGGCCGACCGAGGTCGGCGCCGCGGTCGACGGGCTCACGCACGTGTACGACGCGCCGGGCGTGCTCGAGTTCGCGGTGGACGGCGAGGAGTACCGGCTCACCGCCTTCCCGGGCCACACGGAGGGCTTCACGGTGCTGTTCACCGACGCGACGAGCGGCGTCACGACGTATGCCGCGAACCGCACGGTGAGCGTCGCCGAGCCGGACGCCGAGGGCCGCACGGTCATCGACTTCAACCGCGCCGTGAACCTGCCGTGCGCGTACACCGACTTCGCGACGTGTCCGCTGCCCCCGGTCGAGAACCGCCTGCCGATCCCCGTCGAGGCCGGCGAGAAGACCCCGACGCAGCGCGTGCGCGCCGACGCGCCGCTCGTCGCGCCCGCCGGCGCATCGGCGGCGTAG
- a CDS encoding ABC transporter substrate-binding protein → MRSRIPLLAAAALATALTLTSCASGGSTPAASSESPSETTAGGPVAGGELVFAIGNDPISLNPAGIGSGNDTWYVTRQLVDSLLYQNPETNQLEPWLAESFEANDDATVFTFELRDDVTFSDGTAFTAASVKATFDDIIAAGALSQAVANFVGYEETVVVDDDTVEVHFSTPNAAFPNATASVGLGIVGAATLEVPFEERADGEAVVGTGPFTLESYTKDVATVLTKRDDYAWAPAALGNDGAAHLDGVTFQVVPEAGVRTGGLESDQFDVIGGVQPGDVPVIQAAGLPFIHRANPGISFGLSFNQGSPLGGDPVVREAIARGIDAEEVRDTSLNELFNVGTSALAKNTPSWADQSAYFAFDPEQAQKLLDDAGWKAGADGIREKGGQRLSLELIWITNFGPNQTTLELVQQQLKQIGVEIVLSGSVVPDYLAKQDAGDFDIAFGNLSRADGDVLRTTFSKGTTRYGIDDPELEALLQAQLAAGDQAERDAILADAQERIASQYYQVPVHELTSILGVQEDVHGVSLGADSRLDSLVAAWKDAQ, encoded by the coding sequence ATGAGATCCCGCATCCCCCTCCTCGCCGCGGCCGCGCTCGCGACCGCCCTCACCCTCACGTCGTGCGCGAGCGGCGGCTCGACGCCCGCCGCGTCGAGCGAGAGCCCGTCCGAGACGACGGCCGGCGGCCCCGTCGCGGGCGGCGAGCTCGTCTTCGCGATCGGCAACGACCCCATCTCGCTCAACCCGGCGGGCATCGGCTCGGGCAACGACACGTGGTACGTGACCCGCCAGCTCGTCGACTCCCTGCTCTACCAGAACCCCGAGACCAACCAGCTGGAGCCGTGGCTCGCCGAGTCGTTCGAGGCGAACGACGACGCGACGGTCTTCACGTTCGAGCTGCGCGACGACGTCACGTTCTCCGACGGCACGGCGTTCACCGCGGCATCCGTCAAGGCGACCTTCGACGACATCATCGCGGCGGGCGCGCTGAGCCAGGCCGTCGCCAACTTCGTCGGCTACGAGGAGACCGTCGTCGTGGACGACGACACCGTCGAGGTGCACTTCTCGACCCCGAACGCGGCGTTCCCGAACGCGACGGCGTCGGTCGGCCTCGGCATCGTGGGGGCGGCGACGCTCGAGGTGCCGTTCGAGGAGCGCGCCGACGGCGAGGCCGTCGTCGGCACCGGTCCGTTCACCCTCGAGAGCTACACGAAGGACGTCGCGACCGTGCTCACGAAGCGCGACGACTACGCGTGGGCGCCCGCGGCGCTCGGCAACGACGGCGCCGCCCACCTCGACGGCGTGACCTTCCAGGTCGTGCCCGAGGCCGGCGTGCGCACGGGCGGGCTCGAGTCCGACCAGTTCGACGTCATCGGCGGCGTGCAGCCGGGCGACGTGCCCGTCATCCAGGCCGCGGGCCTGCCGTTCATCCACCGCGCGAACCCCGGCATCAGCTTCGGCCTGTCGTTCAACCAGGGCAGCCCGCTCGGCGGCGACCCGGTCGTGCGCGAGGCGATCGCGCGCGGCATCGACGCCGAAGAGGTGCGCGACACCTCGCTCAACGAGCTGTTCAACGTCGGCACGAGCGCGCTCGCGAAGAACACGCCGTCGTGGGCCGACCAGAGCGCGTACTTCGCGTTCGACCCCGAGCAGGCGCAGAAGCTGCTCGACGACGCGGGCTGGAAGGCCGGCGCCGACGGCATCCGCGAGAAGGGCGGCCAGCGTCTGTCGCTCGAGCTCATCTGGATCACGAACTTCGGTCCCAACCAGACGACGCTCGAGCTCGTGCAGCAGCAGCTCAAGCAGATCGGTGTGGAGATCGTCCTCTCCGGCAGCGTCGTGCCCGACTACCTCGCCAAGCAGGATGCCGGTGACTTCGACATCGCGTTCGGCAACCTGTCGCGCGCCGACGGCGACGTGCTGCGCACGACGTTCTCGAAGGGCACGACGCGCTACGGCATCGACGACCCCGAGCTGGAGGCGCTGCTGCAGGCGCAGCTCGCCGCGGGCGACCAGGCCGAGCGCGACGCGATCCTCGCCGACGCGCAGGAGCGCATCGCGAGCCAGTACTACCAGGTGCCCGTGCACGAGCTGACGTCGATCCTCGGCGTGCAGGAGGACGTGCACGGCGTGAGCCTGGGCGCCGACTCGCGTCTCGACTCGCTCGTGGCGGCGTGGAAGGACGCGCAGTGA